One window from the genome of Manis pentadactyla isolate mManPen7 chromosome 15, mManPen7.hap1, whole genome shotgun sequence encodes:
- the KIRREL2 gene encoding kin of IRRE-like protein 2 — MLVPAVLVLLFCFRGRAGLSPHFLQQPEDLVVLLGDEARLPCALGAYRGLVQWTKDGLALGGERDLPGWSRYWISGNAASGQHNLHIRPVELEDQASYECQATQAGLRSRPAQLHVLVPPEAPQVLGAPSVSLVVGVPANLTCRSRGDAHPTPELLWLRDGVRLDGATFHQTLLKEGTTGSVESILFLTPFSHDDGATLVCRARSQALPSGKDTAVTLNLQYPPVVTLSAEPQTVQKGEKVTFLCKATAQPPVTGYRWAKGGSPVLGARGPVLEVVADASFLTEPVSCEVSNAVGSANRSTALDVQFGPILQARPEPVSVDVGEDASFSCAWRGNPTPRVTWTRRGGAQVLGSGSTLRLLSVEPEDAGDYVCRAEPGLSGLGGGAAEARLTVNAPPRVTALHSAPAFLRGPARLQCLVFASPAPEAVVWSWDEGFLAAGSRGRFLVETFPAPEDLGEQGPGVISVLHISGTQESDFSRGFNCSARNRLGEGGTRVSLGRRDLLPTLRIMAGVASAAITLLMVITGVALCCWRHGKATFSKQKNLVRIPGSSNGSSSRGPEEEETGSGKDQGPIVHTDHSDLVLDEEEALETKDPTNGYYKVRGVSVSLSLGEAPGGGLFLPPSSPLGPPGTPTFYDFNPHLGMVPPCRLYRARAGYLTTPHPRAFTSYMKPTSFGPPDLAPRTPPFPYTAFPTSGHPRLQTHV, encoded by the exons ATGCTGGTCCCCGCCGTTCTCGTCCTCCTCTTCTGCTTCAGAGGGCGTGCAG GCCTGTCGCCCCATTTCCTGCAACAGCCCGAAGACCTGGTGGTACTGCTGGGGGATGAGGCTCGGCTACCCTGTGCACTGGGAGCGTACAGGGGGCTGGTTCAGTGGACTAAGGATGGGCTGGCTTTAGGGGGTGAAAGGGACCTGCCAG GGTGGTCTCGGTACTGGATATCAGGGAATGCAGCCAGTGGCCAGCATAACCTCCACATTAGACCTGTGGAGCTAGAGGATCAAGCATCTTATGAATGTCAGGCTACACAAGCAGGCCTCCGCTCTCGACCAGCCCAACTTCATGTGCTGG tgccccCAGAAGCCCCCCAGGTGCTGGGTGCTCCCTCTGTGTCTCTGGTTGTTGGAGTTCCTGCAAATCTGACCTGCCGAAGCCGTGGGGATGCCCACCCGACCCCTGAGTTGCTGTGGTTACGAGATGGGGTCCGGCTGGATGGAGCCACCTTCCACCAG ACCCTGCTGAAGGAAGGAACCACTGGTTCAGTGGAGAGCATCTTATTCTTGACCCCTTTCAGCCACGATGATGGAGCCACCTTGGTCTGCCGGGCCCGAAGCCAGGCCTTGCCCTCGGGAAAGGATACAGCTGTCACACTAAACCTGCAGT ACCCCCCAGTGGTTACACTGTCTGCAGAACCACAGACTGTGCAGAAGGGAGAGAAAGTCACTTTCTTGTGTAAGGCCACGGCCCAACCTCCTGTCACCGGCTATAG GTGGGCAAAGGGGGGCTCCCCGGTGCTCGGCGCCCGCGGGCCAGTGTTGGAGGTCGTGGCGGACGCCTCATTCCTGACTGAACCAGTGTCCTGCGAGGTCAGCAACGCGGTGGGGAGCGCCAACCGCAGCACCGCGCTGGACGTGCAGT tCGGGCCGATTCTGCAGGCGAGACCTGAACCCGTGTCAGTTGACGTCGGAGAAGATGCCTCCTTCAGCTGTGCCTGGCGCGGGAACCCGACCCCACGGGTAACCTGGACCCGCCGCGGAGGCGCTCAG gtgctgggctccGGGAGCACGCTGCGTCTTCTGTCGGTGGAGCCAGAGGATGCAGGCGACTATGTGTGCAGGGCAGAGCCGGGGCTCTCGGGCCTGGGGGGCGGCGCTGCGGAGGCCAGGTTGACTGTGAACG CTCCCCCGAGAGTGACCGCCCTGCACTCTGCTCCCGCCTTCCTGAGGGGCCCCGCCCGCCTCCAGTGTCTAGTCTTCGCCTCCCCCGCCCCTGAAGCCGTG GTCTGGTCTTGGGATGAGGGCTTCCTGGCGGCCGGATCGCGGGGTCGGTTCCTGGTGGAGACGTTCCCAGCCCCGGAGGACCTCGGGGAACAGGGCCCGGGCGTGATCTCTGTGCTACACATTTCGGGGACCCAGGAGTCCGACTTTAGCCGGGGCTTCAACTGCAGTGCCCGGAACCGGTTGGGTGAGGGAGGCACCCGGGTCAGCCTGGGCCGTAGAG ACCTGCTGCCCACACTGCGGATTATGGCTGGAGTGGCCTCTGCAGCCATAACTCTCCTTATGGTCATCACAGGGGTGGCTCTCTGCTGTTGGCGCCATGGCAAGG ctactttctccaagcAAAAGAACCTGGTGCGAATCCCAGGCAGCAGCAATGGCTCCAGTTCACGGGgcccagaggaggaggagaccGGCAGTGGCAAGGACCAG GGACCCATCGTACACACGGACCACAGTGACCTGGTTCTGGATGAGGAGGAGGCTCTGGAGACCAAG GACCCAACCAATGGTTACTACAAGGTCCGAGGAGTCAGTGTGAGCTTGAGCCTTGGTGAAGCCCCTGGAGGAGGCCTCTTCTtgcccccttcctcccctcttGGACCTCCAGGGACCCCTACCTTCTATGACTTCAACCCACACCTGGGCATGGTCCCCCCTTGCAGACTGTATAGAGCCCGGGCAGGTTATCTCACCACACCTCATCCTCGAGCTTTTACCAGCTACATGAAACCCACATCCTTTGGGCCCCCAGATCTAGCCCCCAGGACTCCCCCCTTCccatatactgccttccccacatCCGGCCACCCACGTCTCCAGACTCATGTGTGA
- the APLP1 gene encoding amyloid beta precursor like protein 1 isoform X2 produces MGPVRPAARDLGCRRGPPPLQLLLTLLPLLLRAQLAVGSLSGGSPGAAEAPGSAQVAGLCGRLALHRDLRTGRWEPDAQRSRRCLRDPQRVLEYCRQMYPDLQIARVEQATQAIPMEHWCGGARGGRCAHLHHEVVPFHCLPSEFVSEALLVPEGCRFLHQERMDQCESSTRRHQEAQEACSSQGLILHGSGMLLPCGTDRYRGVEYVCCPPPVTPDPSGTAVGDPSTRSWPMRGRAEGSEDEEEEESFLQPVDDYFVEPPQAEEKEEEERVPPSSSHTPAGVSKVTPTLRPTDGVDVYFGMPGEISEHEGFLRAKMDLEERRMRQINEVMREWAMADNQSKNLPKADRQALNEHFQSILQTLEEQVSGERQRLVETHATRVIALINDQRRAALEGFLAALQGDPPQAERILLALRRYLRAEQKEQRHTLRHYQHVAAVDPEKAQQMRFQVQTHLQVIEERMNQSLGLLDQNPHLAQELRPQIQELLHSEHVSLSELEASAPGGSSEDKGGLQPLDSKDGGGSTTLESQKQDRTWGVRSTEQDAASPVKEMSPLEQYERKVNVSVPRGFPFHSSEIQRDELAPAGTGVSREAVSGLLIMGAGGGSLIVLSILLLRRKKPYGAISHGVVEVDPMLTLEEQQLRELQRHGYENPTYRFLEERP; encoded by the exons ATGGGGCCCGTACGCCCCGCCGCTCGCGATCTGGGCTGCCGCCGAGGGCCGCCGCCGCTGCAGCTATTGCTGACACTACTGCCTCTGCTTCTGCGCGCGCAGCTCGCCGTCGGGAGCTTGAGCGGTGGGAGTCCCGGTGCAGCCGAG gccccgGGGTCGGCCCAGGTGGCTGGACTATGCGGGCGCCTAGCACTTCACCGGGACCTGCGCACCGGCCGCTGGGAACCAGACGCACAGCGCTCGCGACGCTGTCTCCGGGACCCGCAACGCGTGCTGGAGTACTGCAGACAG ATGTACCCGGATCTACAGATAGCACGTGTGGAACAGGCGACGCAGGCCATCCCCATGGAGCACTGGTGTGGGGGTGCCCGGGGTGGCCGCTGTGCCCACCTCCACCACGAGGTTGTGCCTTTCCACTGCCTGC CGAGTGAATTCGTGAGTGAGGCCCTGCTGGTGCCCGAAGGCTGCCGGTTCTTGCACCAGGAGCGCATGGACCAGTGTGAGAGTTCAACCCGGAGGCATCAGGAGGCACAGGAG GCCTGCAGCTCCCAGGGCCTCATCCTGCATGGATCAGGCATGCTTTTGCCCTGTGGCACAGATCGGTACCGAGGTGTGGAGTATGTGTGCTGCCCCCCTCCAGTGACCCCCGACCCGTCTGGGACAGCAGTTGG TGACCCCTCCACCCGGTCCTGGCCCATGAGGGGCAGAGCAGAAGGAAGTGAGGACGAGGAAGAGGAGGAATCCTTCCTCCAGCCAGTAGACGATTACTTTGTGGAGCCCCCTCAGgctgaagagaaagaagaggaggaaagagtCCCACCCTCAAGCTCTCATACCCCTGCAGGGGTTAGCAAAG TGACTCCCACTCTGAGGCCTACAGATGGTGTGGACGTGTACTTCGGCATGCCTGGAGAAATCAGTGAACATGAGGGGTTTCTGCGGGCCAAGATGGACCTGGAGGAGCGTAGGATGCGCCAGATTAATGAG GTGATGCGTGAATGGGCCATGGCAGACAATCAATCCAAGAACCTGCCTAAAGCTGACAGACAGGCCTTGAATGAG CACTTCCAGTCCATTCTGCAGACCTTGGAGGAGCAGGTGTCTGGGGAGCGGCAGCGCCTGGTGGAGACTCATGCCACCCGAGTCATCGCCCTTATCAATGACCAGCGCCGGGCCGCCTTGGAAGGGTTCCTGGCGGCACTGCAAGGGGACCCGCCTCAG GCAGAGCGCATCCTGCTGGCACTGCGGCGCTACCTGCGGGCAGAGCAGAAGGAGCAAAGGCACACCCTGAGGCACTACCAGCATGTGGCCGCCGTGGATCCCGAGAAGGCCCAGCAGATGCGCTTCCAG GTCCAGACCCACCTTCAAGTAATCGAGGAAAGGATGAATCAGAGCCTCGGGCTGCTTGATCAGAACCCCCACCTGGCTCAGGAGCTGCGGCCCCAGATCC AAGAACTCCTCCATTCTGAACACGTGAGTCTCAGTGAATTGGAAGCCTCTGCCCCAGGGGGCAGCAGTGAGGACAAAGGTGGGCTGCAGCCTCTGGATTCCAAGGATG GAGGGGGCAGCACCACTCTGGAATCTCAGAAACAAGACAGGACTTGGGGGGTACGATCCACAGAACAAGATGCTGCATCCCCTGTGAAAGAGATGTCCCCCTTGGAGCAGTATGAGCGAAAG GTGAATGTGTCCGTTCCAAGGGGTTTTCCTTTCCACTCATCGGAGATTCAGAGAGATGAGCTG GCCCCTGCTGGGACAGGCGTGTCCCGAGAGGCTGTGTCTGGTCTCCTGATCATGGGAGCAGGTGGAGGCTCCCTGATTGTCCTCTCCATTCTGCTCTTGCGCCGGAAGAAGCCCTATGGGGCTATCAGCCATGGAGTGGTGGAG GTTGACCCCATGCTGACTCTGGAGGAGCAGCAGCTGCGTGAACTACAGCGTCATGGCTATGAGAACCCCACCTACCGCTTCCTGGAGGAACGACCCTGA
- the APLP1 gene encoding amyloid beta precursor like protein 1 isoform X1, protein MGPVRPAARDLGCRRGPPPLQLLLTLLPLLLRAQLAVGSLSGGSPGAAEAPGSAQVAGLCGRLALHRDLRTGRWEPDAQRSRRCLRDPQRVLEYCRQMYPDLQIARVEQATQAIPMEHWCGGARGGRCAHLHHEVVPFHCLPSEFVSEALLVPEGCRFLHQERMDQCESSTRRHQEAQEACSSQGLILHGSGMLLPCGTDRYRGVEYVCCPPPVTPDPSGTAVGDPSTRSWPMRGRAEGSEDEEEEESFLQPVDDYFVEPPQAEEKEEEERVPPSSSHTPAGVSKVTPTLRPTDGVDVYFGMPGEISEHEGFLRAKMDLEERRMRQINEVMREWAMADNQSKNLPKADRQALNEHFQSILQTLEEQVSGERQRLVETHATRVIALINDQRRAALEGFLAALQGDPPQAERILLALRRYLRAEQKEQRHTLRHYQHVAAVDPEKAQQMRFQVQTHLQVIEERMNQSLGLLDQNPHLAQELRPQIQELLHSEHVSLSELEASAPGGSSEDKGGLQPLDSKDDTHMALPKGGGSTTLESQKQDRTWGVRSTEQDAASPVKEMSPLEQYERKVNVSVPRGFPFHSSEIQRDELAPAGTGVSREAVSGLLIMGAGGGSLIVLSILLLRRKKPYGAISHGVVEVDPMLTLEEQQLRELQRHGYENPTYRFLEERP, encoded by the exons ATGGGGCCCGTACGCCCCGCCGCTCGCGATCTGGGCTGCCGCCGAGGGCCGCCGCCGCTGCAGCTATTGCTGACACTACTGCCTCTGCTTCTGCGCGCGCAGCTCGCCGTCGGGAGCTTGAGCGGTGGGAGTCCCGGTGCAGCCGAG gccccgGGGTCGGCCCAGGTGGCTGGACTATGCGGGCGCCTAGCACTTCACCGGGACCTGCGCACCGGCCGCTGGGAACCAGACGCACAGCGCTCGCGACGCTGTCTCCGGGACCCGCAACGCGTGCTGGAGTACTGCAGACAG ATGTACCCGGATCTACAGATAGCACGTGTGGAACAGGCGACGCAGGCCATCCCCATGGAGCACTGGTGTGGGGGTGCCCGGGGTGGCCGCTGTGCCCACCTCCACCACGAGGTTGTGCCTTTCCACTGCCTGC CGAGTGAATTCGTGAGTGAGGCCCTGCTGGTGCCCGAAGGCTGCCGGTTCTTGCACCAGGAGCGCATGGACCAGTGTGAGAGTTCAACCCGGAGGCATCAGGAGGCACAGGAG GCCTGCAGCTCCCAGGGCCTCATCCTGCATGGATCAGGCATGCTTTTGCCCTGTGGCACAGATCGGTACCGAGGTGTGGAGTATGTGTGCTGCCCCCCTCCAGTGACCCCCGACCCGTCTGGGACAGCAGTTGG TGACCCCTCCACCCGGTCCTGGCCCATGAGGGGCAGAGCAGAAGGAAGTGAGGACGAGGAAGAGGAGGAATCCTTCCTCCAGCCAGTAGACGATTACTTTGTGGAGCCCCCTCAGgctgaagagaaagaagaggaggaaagagtCCCACCCTCAAGCTCTCATACCCCTGCAGGGGTTAGCAAAG TGACTCCCACTCTGAGGCCTACAGATGGTGTGGACGTGTACTTCGGCATGCCTGGAGAAATCAGTGAACATGAGGGGTTTCTGCGGGCCAAGATGGACCTGGAGGAGCGTAGGATGCGCCAGATTAATGAG GTGATGCGTGAATGGGCCATGGCAGACAATCAATCCAAGAACCTGCCTAAAGCTGACAGACAGGCCTTGAATGAG CACTTCCAGTCCATTCTGCAGACCTTGGAGGAGCAGGTGTCTGGGGAGCGGCAGCGCCTGGTGGAGACTCATGCCACCCGAGTCATCGCCCTTATCAATGACCAGCGCCGGGCCGCCTTGGAAGGGTTCCTGGCGGCACTGCAAGGGGACCCGCCTCAG GCAGAGCGCATCCTGCTGGCACTGCGGCGCTACCTGCGGGCAGAGCAGAAGGAGCAAAGGCACACCCTGAGGCACTACCAGCATGTGGCCGCCGTGGATCCCGAGAAGGCCCAGCAGATGCGCTTCCAG GTCCAGACCCACCTTCAAGTAATCGAGGAAAGGATGAATCAGAGCCTCGGGCTGCTTGATCAGAACCCCCACCTGGCTCAGGAGCTGCGGCCCCAGATCC AAGAACTCCTCCATTCTGAACACGTGAGTCTCAGTGAATTGGAAGCCTCTGCCCCAGGGGGCAGCAGTGAGGACAAAGGTGGGCTGCAGCCTCTGGATTCCAAGGATG ACACCCACATGGCCCTTCCAAAAG GAGGGGGCAGCACCACTCTGGAATCTCAGAAACAAGACAGGACTTGGGGGGTACGATCCACAGAACAAGATGCTGCATCCCCTGTGAAAGAGATGTCCCCCTTGGAGCAGTATGAGCGAAAG GTGAATGTGTCCGTTCCAAGGGGTTTTCCTTTCCACTCATCGGAGATTCAGAGAGATGAGCTG GCCCCTGCTGGGACAGGCGTGTCCCGAGAGGCTGTGTCTGGTCTCCTGATCATGGGAGCAGGTGGAGGCTCCCTGATTGTCCTCTCCATTCTGCTCTTGCGCCGGAAGAAGCCCTATGGGGCTATCAGCCATGGAGTGGTGGAG GTTGACCCCATGCTGACTCTGGAGGAGCAGCAGCTGCGTGAACTACAGCGTCATGGCTATGAGAACCCCACCTACCGCTTCCTGGAGGAACGACCCTGA
- the APLP1 gene encoding amyloid beta precursor like protein 1 isoform X3 translates to MGPVRPAARDLGCRRGPPPLQLLLTLLPLLLRAQLAVGSLSGGSPGAAEAPGSAQVAGLCGRLALHRDLRTGRWEPDAQRSRRCLRDPQRVLEYCRQMYPDLQIARVEQATQAIPMEHWCGGARGGRCAHLHHEVVPFHCLPSEFVSEALLVPEGCRFLHQERMDQCESSTRRHQEAQEACSSQGLILHGSGMLLPCGTDRYRGVEYVCCPPPVTPDPSGTAVGDPSTRSWPMRGRAEGSEDEEEEESFLQPVDDYFVEPPQAEEKEEEERVPPSSSHTPAGVSKVTPTLRPTDGVDVYFGMPGEISEHEGFLRAKMDLEERRMRQINEVMREWAMADNQSKNLPKADRQALNEHFQSILQTLEEQVSGERQRLVETHATRVIALINDQRRAALEGFLAALQGDPPQAERILLALRRYLRAEQKEQRHTLRHYQHVAAVDPEKAQQMRFQVQTHLQVIEERMNQSLGLLDQNPHLAQELRPQIQELLHSEHVSLSELEASAPGGSSEDKGGLQPLDSKDDTHMALPKEQDAASPVKEMSPLEQYERKVNVSVPRGFPFHSSEIQRDELAPAGTGVSREAVSGLLIMGAGGGSLIVLSILLLRRKKPYGAISHGVVEVDPMLTLEEQQLRELQRHGYENPTYRFLEERP, encoded by the exons ATGGGGCCCGTACGCCCCGCCGCTCGCGATCTGGGCTGCCGCCGAGGGCCGCCGCCGCTGCAGCTATTGCTGACACTACTGCCTCTGCTTCTGCGCGCGCAGCTCGCCGTCGGGAGCTTGAGCGGTGGGAGTCCCGGTGCAGCCGAG gccccgGGGTCGGCCCAGGTGGCTGGACTATGCGGGCGCCTAGCACTTCACCGGGACCTGCGCACCGGCCGCTGGGAACCAGACGCACAGCGCTCGCGACGCTGTCTCCGGGACCCGCAACGCGTGCTGGAGTACTGCAGACAG ATGTACCCGGATCTACAGATAGCACGTGTGGAACAGGCGACGCAGGCCATCCCCATGGAGCACTGGTGTGGGGGTGCCCGGGGTGGCCGCTGTGCCCACCTCCACCACGAGGTTGTGCCTTTCCACTGCCTGC CGAGTGAATTCGTGAGTGAGGCCCTGCTGGTGCCCGAAGGCTGCCGGTTCTTGCACCAGGAGCGCATGGACCAGTGTGAGAGTTCAACCCGGAGGCATCAGGAGGCACAGGAG GCCTGCAGCTCCCAGGGCCTCATCCTGCATGGATCAGGCATGCTTTTGCCCTGTGGCACAGATCGGTACCGAGGTGTGGAGTATGTGTGCTGCCCCCCTCCAGTGACCCCCGACCCGTCTGGGACAGCAGTTGG TGACCCCTCCACCCGGTCCTGGCCCATGAGGGGCAGAGCAGAAGGAAGTGAGGACGAGGAAGAGGAGGAATCCTTCCTCCAGCCAGTAGACGATTACTTTGTGGAGCCCCCTCAGgctgaagagaaagaagaggaggaaagagtCCCACCCTCAAGCTCTCATACCCCTGCAGGGGTTAGCAAAG TGACTCCCACTCTGAGGCCTACAGATGGTGTGGACGTGTACTTCGGCATGCCTGGAGAAATCAGTGAACATGAGGGGTTTCTGCGGGCCAAGATGGACCTGGAGGAGCGTAGGATGCGCCAGATTAATGAG GTGATGCGTGAATGGGCCATGGCAGACAATCAATCCAAGAACCTGCCTAAAGCTGACAGACAGGCCTTGAATGAG CACTTCCAGTCCATTCTGCAGACCTTGGAGGAGCAGGTGTCTGGGGAGCGGCAGCGCCTGGTGGAGACTCATGCCACCCGAGTCATCGCCCTTATCAATGACCAGCGCCGGGCCGCCTTGGAAGGGTTCCTGGCGGCACTGCAAGGGGACCCGCCTCAG GCAGAGCGCATCCTGCTGGCACTGCGGCGCTACCTGCGGGCAGAGCAGAAGGAGCAAAGGCACACCCTGAGGCACTACCAGCATGTGGCCGCCGTGGATCCCGAGAAGGCCCAGCAGATGCGCTTCCAG GTCCAGACCCACCTTCAAGTAATCGAGGAAAGGATGAATCAGAGCCTCGGGCTGCTTGATCAGAACCCCCACCTGGCTCAGGAGCTGCGGCCCCAGATCC AAGAACTCCTCCATTCTGAACACGTGAGTCTCAGTGAATTGGAAGCCTCTGCCCCAGGGGGCAGCAGTGAGGACAAAGGTGGGCTGCAGCCTCTGGATTCCAAGGATG ACACCCACATGGCCCTTCCAAAAG AACAAGATGCTGCATCCCCTGTGAAAGAGATGTCCCCCTTGGAGCAGTATGAGCGAAAG GTGAATGTGTCCGTTCCAAGGGGTTTTCCTTTCCACTCATCGGAGATTCAGAGAGATGAGCTG GCCCCTGCTGGGACAGGCGTGTCCCGAGAGGCTGTGTCTGGTCTCCTGATCATGGGAGCAGGTGGAGGCTCCCTGATTGTCCTCTCCATTCTGCTCTTGCGCCGGAAGAAGCCCTATGGGGCTATCAGCCATGGAGTGGTGGAG GTTGACCCCATGCTGACTCTGGAGGAGCAGCAGCTGCGTGAACTACAGCGTCATGGCTATGAGAACCCCACCTACCGCTTCCTGGAGGAACGACCCTGA
- the APLP1 gene encoding amyloid beta precursor like protein 1 isoform X4 — translation MGPVRPAARDLGCRRGPPPLQLLLTLLPLLLRAQLAVGSLSGGSPGAAEAPGSAQVAGLCGRLALHRDLRTGRWEPDAQRSRRCLRDPQRVLEYCRQMYPDLQIARVEQATQAIPMEHWCGGARGGRCAHLHHEVVPFHCLPSEFVSEALLVPEGCRFLHQERMDQCESSTRRHQEAQEACSSQGLILHGSGMLLPCGTDRYRGVEYVCCPPPVTPDPSGTAVGDPSTRSWPMRGRAEGSEDEEEEESFLQPVDDYFVEPPQAEEKEEEERVPPSSSHTPAGVSKVTPTLRPTDGVDVYFGMPGEISEHEGFLRAKMDLEERRMRQINEVMREWAMADNQSKNLPKADRQALNEHFQSILQTLEEQVSGERQRLVETHATRVIALINDQRRAALEGFLAALQGDPPQAERILLALRRYLRAEQKEQRHTLRHYQHVAAVDPEKAQQMRFQVQTHLQVIEERMNQSLGLLDQNPHLAQELRPQIQELLHSEHVSLSELEASAPGGSSEDKGGLQPLDSKDEQDAASPVKEMSPLEQYERKVNVSVPRGFPFHSSEIQRDELAPAGTGVSREAVSGLLIMGAGGGSLIVLSILLLRRKKPYGAISHGVVEVDPMLTLEEQQLRELQRHGYENPTYRFLEERP, via the exons ATGGGGCCCGTACGCCCCGCCGCTCGCGATCTGGGCTGCCGCCGAGGGCCGCCGCCGCTGCAGCTATTGCTGACACTACTGCCTCTGCTTCTGCGCGCGCAGCTCGCCGTCGGGAGCTTGAGCGGTGGGAGTCCCGGTGCAGCCGAG gccccgGGGTCGGCCCAGGTGGCTGGACTATGCGGGCGCCTAGCACTTCACCGGGACCTGCGCACCGGCCGCTGGGAACCAGACGCACAGCGCTCGCGACGCTGTCTCCGGGACCCGCAACGCGTGCTGGAGTACTGCAGACAG ATGTACCCGGATCTACAGATAGCACGTGTGGAACAGGCGACGCAGGCCATCCCCATGGAGCACTGGTGTGGGGGTGCCCGGGGTGGCCGCTGTGCCCACCTCCACCACGAGGTTGTGCCTTTCCACTGCCTGC CGAGTGAATTCGTGAGTGAGGCCCTGCTGGTGCCCGAAGGCTGCCGGTTCTTGCACCAGGAGCGCATGGACCAGTGTGAGAGTTCAACCCGGAGGCATCAGGAGGCACAGGAG GCCTGCAGCTCCCAGGGCCTCATCCTGCATGGATCAGGCATGCTTTTGCCCTGTGGCACAGATCGGTACCGAGGTGTGGAGTATGTGTGCTGCCCCCCTCCAGTGACCCCCGACCCGTCTGGGACAGCAGTTGG TGACCCCTCCACCCGGTCCTGGCCCATGAGGGGCAGAGCAGAAGGAAGTGAGGACGAGGAAGAGGAGGAATCCTTCCTCCAGCCAGTAGACGATTACTTTGTGGAGCCCCCTCAGgctgaagagaaagaagaggaggaaagagtCCCACCCTCAAGCTCTCATACCCCTGCAGGGGTTAGCAAAG TGACTCCCACTCTGAGGCCTACAGATGGTGTGGACGTGTACTTCGGCATGCCTGGAGAAATCAGTGAACATGAGGGGTTTCTGCGGGCCAAGATGGACCTGGAGGAGCGTAGGATGCGCCAGATTAATGAG GTGATGCGTGAATGGGCCATGGCAGACAATCAATCCAAGAACCTGCCTAAAGCTGACAGACAGGCCTTGAATGAG CACTTCCAGTCCATTCTGCAGACCTTGGAGGAGCAGGTGTCTGGGGAGCGGCAGCGCCTGGTGGAGACTCATGCCACCCGAGTCATCGCCCTTATCAATGACCAGCGCCGGGCCGCCTTGGAAGGGTTCCTGGCGGCACTGCAAGGGGACCCGCCTCAG GCAGAGCGCATCCTGCTGGCACTGCGGCGCTACCTGCGGGCAGAGCAGAAGGAGCAAAGGCACACCCTGAGGCACTACCAGCATGTGGCCGCCGTGGATCCCGAGAAGGCCCAGCAGATGCGCTTCCAG GTCCAGACCCACCTTCAAGTAATCGAGGAAAGGATGAATCAGAGCCTCGGGCTGCTTGATCAGAACCCCCACCTGGCTCAGGAGCTGCGGCCCCAGATCC AAGAACTCCTCCATTCTGAACACGTGAGTCTCAGTGAATTGGAAGCCTCTGCCCCAGGGGGCAGCAGTGAGGACAAAGGTGGGCTGCAGCCTCTGGATTCCAAGGATG AACAAGATGCTGCATCCCCTGTGAAAGAGATGTCCCCCTTGGAGCAGTATGAGCGAAAG GTGAATGTGTCCGTTCCAAGGGGTTTTCCTTTCCACTCATCGGAGATTCAGAGAGATGAGCTG GCCCCTGCTGGGACAGGCGTGTCCCGAGAGGCTGTGTCTGGTCTCCTGATCATGGGAGCAGGTGGAGGCTCCCTGATTGTCCTCTCCATTCTGCTCTTGCGCCGGAAGAAGCCCTATGGGGCTATCAGCCATGGAGTGGTGGAG GTTGACCCCATGCTGACTCTGGAGGAGCAGCAGCTGCGTGAACTACAGCGTCATGGCTATGAGAACCCCACCTACCGCTTCCTGGAGGAACGACCCTGA